One window of Anas platyrhynchos isolate ZD024472 breed Pekin duck chromosome 11, IASCAAS_PekinDuck_T2T, whole genome shotgun sequence genomic DNA carries:
- the TJP1 gene encoding tight junction protein 1 isoform X11, translated as MSARAAAASTKSTTMEETAIWEQHTVTLHRAPGFGFGIAISGGRDNPHFQSGETSIVISDVLKGGPAEGLLQENDRVAMVNGVSMDNVEHAFAVQQLRKSGKNAKITIRRMKKIQIPVARQEPEPVSENDDDSYDEEIRDPRSSRGGPSSNRRHEKSWVRDRSASRERSLSPRSDRRSVTSSQPAKPTKVTLVKSRKNEEYGLRLASHIFVKEISQDSLAARDGNIQEGDVVLKINGTVTENMSLADAKTLIERSKGKLKMVVQRDERATLLNVPDLSDSIHSANASERDDISEIQSLASDHSNRSHDRPRRSRSRSPDQRSEPSDRSRHSPQQPSNGSLRSREDERTTKPGAISTPVKNADDISKTMEEVAGERTEKQTPPLPEPKPVYAQGGQPDVDLPVSPSDGPLPNSTHEDGMLRPSMKLVKFRKGDSVGLRLAGGNDVGIFVAGVLEDSPAAKEGLEEGDQILRVNNVDFTNIIREEAVLFLLDLPKGEEVTILAQKKKDVYRRIVESDVGDSFYIRTHFEYEKESPYGLSFNKGEVFRVVDTLYNGKLGSWLAIRIGKNHKEVERGIIPNKNRAEQLASVQYTLPKTAGGDRADFWRFRGLRSSKRNLRKSREDLSAQPVQTKFPAYERVVLREAGFLRPVTIFGPIADVAREKLAREEPDIFQIAKSEPRDAGTDQRSSGIIRLHTIKQIIDRDKHALLDVTPNAVDRLNYAQWYPIVVFLNPDSKQGVKTMRMRLCPESRKSARKLYERAHKLRKNNHHLFTTTINLNSMNEGWYGALKEAIQQQQNQLVWVSEGKADGATSDDLDLHDDRLSYLSAPGSEYSMYSTDSRHTSDYEDTDTEGGAYTDQELDETLNDEVGTPPESAITRSSEPVREDSSGMHHESQNYPSYASQAQPQPNLRIDSSGFKTTASQPVYRKDPYINEEASRQSYVLKQPAISHPVQRQERDPNLMYESQTQYAEKQPSREYEQSYRYDSTNYVDQFSRGYDPRLHYDDRVPPYEEHWAYYDEKQPYNQPRTAYENQPPRDLDSRQNTEESTERGYYPAQPRFEEPPQMTYDGRPRYEHAPKNFSLPQVRYEDQHTVGYDTHGRYKQEAQPYQSAISRSPEPKQYFDPHVRGYEQGPPQAYNAKAGQFEPSHNTSGVPLPPPPSSQTKPEVLPSNSKPLPTPPSLAEEEEDPAMKPQSVRSRVKIFERRRSPSLEKMKDPSDTSAVKPPELAPKPTLTTMSGPKPTSQSHYEHDKTTYRAPEPQRPQVKPPEDIVRSNHYDPEEDEEYYRKQLSYFDRRSFENKPSAQVPASHHSETTKPIHSQNQLNFSNYSKGKTTDAESMDRSVGEKRYEPVPQVTTPPPAPSVQYTQPQSINSPVLSLPAHHKPALSEVNSVSDPPPPQNKPAIFRSSREDTVQSTFYPQKSFPDKGPVNGTEQIQKTVTPSYNRFTTKPYTSAARPFERKFESPKFNHNLLPNEAQHKPELPSKSPNSPQPVLKAHSSSQPPEFDSGMDTFTVQVDKPKYQPNNVNAVPKAIPVSPSALEDEEEEDGHTVVATARGVFNSNGGVLSSIETGVSIIIPQGAIPEGIEQEIYFKVCRDNSILPPLDKEKGETLLSPLVMCGPHGLKFLKPVELRLPHCASMTPDGWSFALKSSDSSSGDPKTWQNKSLPGDPNYLVGANCVSVLIDHF; from the exons ACTATCCGAAGGATGAAGAAAATTCAGATTCCAGTAGCTCGACAGGAACCTGAACCAGTGTCTGAAAATGATGACGATAGCTATGATGAAGAGATACGTGATCCAAGAAGCAGCCGTGGTGGTCCCAGTTCCAACAGAAGGCACGAGAAGAGCTGGGTAAGAGACCGAAGCGCAAGCAGAGAGAGAAGCTTATCACCGAGATCTGACAGAAGGTCAGTTACTTCCAGTCAGCCTGCAAAACCTACCAAAGTAACGCTGGTGAAATCAAGGAAGAATGAAG AGTATGGTCTACGGTTGGCAAGCCACATATTTGTGAAAGAAATATCACAGGATAGCCTTGCAGCAAGAGATGGCAATATTCAGGAAGGAGATGTTGTACTGAAG ATAAATGGCACAGTGACAGAAAATATGTCCTTAGCAGATGCAAAAACACTAATAGAAAGGTCCAAAGGCAAGTTGAAGATGGTTGTTCAGCGAGATGAACGAGCCACGCTGTTGAATGTCCCTGATCTTTCTGACAGTATTCATTCTGCTAATGCTTCAGAAAGAGACG ACATTTCAGAAATTCAGTCGCTGGCATCAGATCATTCCAACCGATCACATGACAGGCCCCGCCGCAGTCGTTCACGATCTCCTGACCAGAGGTCAGAGCCTTCAGACCGTTCCAGACattctccacagcagcccagcaACGGCAG TCTTCGAAGCCGAGAAGATGAAAGAACAACTAAACCAGGAGCCATCTCTACGCCTGTGAAGAATGCAGATGATATTTCTAAAACTATGGAAGAGGTGGCAGGCGAAagaactgaaaagcaaacaccACCACTCCCAG aaccaAAGCCAGTGTATGCACAAGGAGGTCAGCCAGATGTGGATTTACCAGTCAGTCCATCTGATGGTCCTTTACCTAATTCAACCCATGAAGATGGAATGCTTCG GCCAAGCATGAAACTGgtaaaattcagaaaaggagATAGTGTGGGCTTGCGACTAGCTGGTGGCAATGATGTTGGCATATTTGTAGCTGGTGTTCTGGAAGACAGCCCTGCAGCGAAAGAAGGACTAGAGGAAGGAGACCAGATTCTCAGG GTAAACAACGTAGACTTCACAAATATCATCAGAGAGGAAGCTGTCCTTTTTTTGCTTGATCTCCCTAAAGGCGAAGAAGTAACCATTttggcacagaagaaaaaagatg tttATCGTCGCATTGTGGAATCTGATGTAGGGGATTCTTTCTATATCAGAACTCATTTTGAATATGAAAAAGAATCTCCTTATGGACTAAGTTTCAACAAAGGTGAAGTGTTCCGGGTGGTGGACACTCTGTACAATGGCAAACTGGGTTCATGGCTGGCAATTCGAATTGGGAAGAATCATAAGGAAGTTGAAAGAGGTATCATACCTAATAAAAACAG AGCTGAGCAGCTGGCTAGTGTACAGTACACGCTTCCAAAGACAGCAGGAGGAGATCGAGCAGATTTCTGGAGGTTCCGAGGTTTGCGTAGCTCAAAAAGAAATCTCCgaaaaagcagagaagatcTTTCTGCTCAACCTGTTCAGACAAAGTTTCCTGCCTATGAGAGAGTTGTTCTTCGGGAAG CTGGGTTTCTCAGACCAGTGACCATTTTTGGTCCAATAGCTGATGTTGCACGGGAGAAACTAGCTAGAGAAGAACCAGATATTTTTCAAATTGCAA AAAGTGAACCAAGAGACGCTGGTACAGACCAACGTAGTTCTGGCATTATTCGTCTTCACACTATAAAACAGATAATTGATAGA GACAAACATGCTTTATTAGATGTCACTCCTAATGCAGTGGACCGTCTGAATTACGCGCAGTGGTATCCTATTGTAGTGTTCCTGAACCCTGATTCTAAGCAGGGTGTGAAGACCATGAGAATGAGGCTGTGCCCAGAATCACGAAAAAGTGCCAGAAAGCTTTATGAAAGAGCTCACAAACTACGCAAAAATAACCACCACCTCTTCACAA CTACTATTAACTTGAATTCAATGAATGAAGGATGGTATGGAGCTCTGAAGGAAGCAATTCAGCAACAACAGAACCAACTGGTATGGGTTTCAGAAGGCAAG GCAGATGGTGCTACAAGTGATGACCTTGATTTACACGATGACCGCCTTTCTTACCTCTCAGCTCCTGGTAGTGAATATTCCATGTACAGTACAGACAGTAGACATACATCTGACTATGAAGACACAGATACAGAAGGTGGTGCTTATACAGACCAAGAACTGGATGAAACTCTGAATGATGAGGTTGGGACTCCTCCTGAATCTGCTATTACACGTTCTTCTGAACCTGTTAGAGAGGATTCTTCTGGAATGCATCATGAAAGTCAAAATTACCCTAGTTATGCATCTCAAGCTCAGCCTCAGCCAAATCTCAGAATAGATTCTTCAGGATTTAAAACAACTGCTTCTCAACCG GTATACCGAAAGGATCCATATATTAACGAAGAAGCATCCAGACAAAGCTATGTCTTAAAACAGCCAGCAATTAGTCACCCAGTACAGAGACAGGAAAGAGACCCAAATCTGATGTATGAATCCCAGACTCAGTATGCAGAAAAACAGCCAAGTAGGGAGTACGAACAGTCATATAGGTATGATTCTACAAACTATGTAGATCAGTTTTCTCGTGGTTATGACCCTCGACTACATTATGATGATCGCGTGCCTCCCTATGAGGAGCACTGGGCATATTATGATGAAAAACAGCCCTACAATCAACCAAGAACAGCTTATGAAAACCAGCCTCCTAGGGATCTTGATTCTagacaaaacacagaagagagCACAGAACGCGGTTATTACCCAGCACAACCCCGTTTTGAGGAACCCCCTCAGATGACGTATGATGGCAGACCTCGCTATGAGCATGCACCCAAAAACTTCAGCTTACCGCAGGTGCGATACGAAGATCAACATACTGTTGGATATGACACGCATGGTAGATATAAACAAGAAGCCCAGCCATACCAATCAGCCATATCTCGATCTCCTGAACCGAAGCAGTACTTTGATCCACATGTGAGGGGCTATGAACAAGGTCCTCCTCAAGCTTATAATGCCAAGGCAGGACAATTTGAGCCTTCTCATAACACTTCAGgtgttcctcttcctcctcccccttcaTCGCAAACCAAACCAGAAGTTTTGCCTTCTAACAGTAAACCACTGCCTACACCGCCATCTctagcagaggaggaggaagatccAGCCATGAAACCACAGTCTGTGCGAAGTAGGGTTAAGATATTTGAAAGAAGAAGATCACCATCTCTAGAAAAAATGAAGGACCCCAGTGATACATCAGCTGTCAAG CCTCCAGAACTAGCACCGAAGCCTACACTCACAACCATGAGTGGTCCAAAACCAACTTCTCAAAGCCATTATGAACATGACAAAACAACTTACAG GGCCCCAGAACCACAGAGACCTCAAGTGAAGCCACCTGAAGATATTGTGCGTTCAAATCATTATGATCCTGAAGAAGATGAAGAGTATTACCGAAAGCAGCTCTCGTACTTCGATCGGAGGAGTTTTGAAAATAAGCCGTCTGCACAGGTTCCTGCCAGCCATCATTCTGAGACCACCAAACCAATACATTCACAAAATCAGCTGAATTTCTCCAATTATTCTAA GGGGAAGACAACTGATGCAGAATCAATGGATAGATCTGTTGGTGAAAAGCGCTATGAGCCAGTCCCTCAAGTCAcaactcctcctcctgctccttcagTACAGTACACACAACCTCAGTCAATTAACAGTCCTGTCCTGTCTCTCCCAGCACATCACAAGCCTGCCCTTTCTGAAG ttaACTCTGTCTCTGACCCTCCTCCACCTCAGAATAAGCCAGCCATTTTCAGATCCTCTAGAGAGGACACTGTGCAGTCCACTTTCTATCCTCAGAAAAGCTTCCCTGATAAAGGCCCTGTTAATGGAACTGAGCAGATTCAGAAAACAGTCACTCCTTCTTACAACCGCTTTACAACAAAACCTTACACTAGTGCTGCAAGGCCCTTTGAGCGTAAGTTTGAAAGTCCTAAGTTCAACCATAATCTCTTGCCAAATGAAGCTCAACATAAACCAGAGTTGCCATCCAAGTCTCCAAATTCTCCTCAACCAGTTTTGAAAGCACACAGCTCATCGCAGCCTCCTGAATTTGACAGTGGAATGGATACCTTCACTGTACAGGTCGACAAGCCTAAATATCAACCAAATAATGTTAATGCTGTGCCTAAAGCCATTCCTGTAAG CCCTTCAGCTctagaggatgaggaggaagaagatggACACACTGTTGTAGCCACAGCAAGAGGTGTATTTAACAGCAATGGTGGTGTATTGAGCTCCATAGAGACTGGAGTTAGTATTATTATACCACAAGGAGCCATTCCAGAGGGAATAGAGcaagaaatatatttcaaagtCTGCAGAGACAACAGTATACTTCCACCTTTGGACAAAGAGAAAG GTGAAACACTTCTTAGCCCCTTGGTAATGTGTGGGCCTCATGGACTAAAATTCCTGAAGCCAGTGGAGCTGCGCCTGCCACACTGTGCGTCTATGACCCCTGATGGTTGGTCTTTTGCTCTAAAATCCTCCGACTCCTCGTCGG GTGACCCCAAAACCTGGCAGAACAAGTCTCTTCCTGGGGATCCAAACTATCTTGTTGGAGCAAACTGTGTCTCAGTCCTAATTGACCACTTCTAA
- the TJP1 gene encoding tight junction protein 1 isoform X10, which yields MLILSSTTMEETAIWEQHTVTLHRAPGFGFGIAISGGRDNPHFQSGETSIVISDVLKGGPAEGLLQENDRVAMVNGVSMDNVEHAFAVQQLRKSGKNAKITIRRMKKIQIPVARQEPEPVSENDDDSYDEEIRDPRSSRGGPSSNRRHEKSWVRDRSASRERSLSPRSDRRSVTSSQPAKPTKVTLVKSRKNEEYGLRLASHIFVKEISQDSLAARDGNIQEGDVVLKINGTVTENMSLADAKTLIERSKGKLKMVVQRDERATLLNVPDLSDSIHSANASERDDISEIQSLASDHSNRSHDRPRRSRSRSPDQRSEPSDRSRHSPQQPSNGSLRSREDERTTKPGAISTPVKNADDISKTMEEVAGERTEKQTPPLPEPKPVYAQGGQPDVDLPVSPSDGPLPNSTHEDGMLRPSMKLVKFRKGDSVGLRLAGGNDVGIFVAGVLEDSPAAKEGLEEGDQILRVNNVDFTNIIREEAVLFLLDLPKGEEVTILAQKKKDVYRRIVESDVGDSFYIRTHFEYEKESPYGLSFNKGEVFRVVDTLYNGKLGSWLAIRIGKNHKEVERGIIPNKNRAEQLASVQYTLPKTAGGDRADFWRFRGLRSSKRNLRKSREDLSAQPVQTKFPAYERVVLREAGFLRPVTIFGPIADVAREKLAREEPDIFQIAKSEPRDAGTDQRSSGIIRLHTIKQIIDRDKHALLDVTPNAVDRLNYAQWYPIVVFLNPDSKQGVKTMRMRLCPESRKSARKLYERAHKLRKNNHHLFTTTINLNSMNEGWYGALKEAIQQQQNQLVWVSEGKADGATSDDLDLHDDRLSYLSAPGSEYSMYSTDSRHTSDYEDTDTEGGAYTDQELDETLNDEVGTPPESAITRSSEPVREDSSGMHHESQNYPSYASQAQPQPNLRIDSSGFKTTASQPKAEASPAVPYLSPSPESNPATSSTSAVNANVNLTNVRLEEPTAAPYNSYQPQAGPLRTSSTEGAHVVLRDQEPSSLSPHIDPAKVYRKDPYINEEASRQSYVLKQPAISHPVQRQERDPNLMYESQTQYAEKQPSREYEQSYRYDSTNYVDQFSRGYDPRLHYDDRVPPYEEHWAYYDEKQPYNQPRTAYENQPPRDLDSRQNTEESTERGYYPAQPRFEEPPQMTYDGRPRYEHAPKNFSLPQVRYEDQHTVGYDTHGRYKQEAQPYQSAISRSPEPKQYFDPHVRGYEQGPPQAYNAKAGQFEPSHNTSGVPLPPPPSSQTKPEVLPSNSKPLPTPPSLAEEEEDPAMKPQSVRSRVKIFERRRSPSLEKMKDPSDTSAVKPPELAPKPTLTTMSGPKPTSQSHYEHDKTTYRAPEPQRPQVKPPEDIVRSNHYDPEEDEEYYRKQLSYFDRRSFENKPSAQVPASHHSETTKPIHSQNQLNFSNYSKGKTTDAESMDRSVGEKRYEPVPQVTTPPPAPSVQYTQPQSINSPVLSLPAHHKPALSEVNSVSDPPPPQNKPAIFRSSREDTVQSTFYPQKSFPDKGPVNGTEQIQKTVTPSYNRFTTKPYTSAARPFERKFESPKFNHNLLPNEAQHKPELPSKSPNSPQPVLKAHSSSQPPEFDSGMDTFTVQVDKPKYQPNNVNAVPKAIPVSPSALEDEEEEDGHTVVATARGVFNSNGGVLSSIETGVSIIIPQGAIPEGIEQEIYFKVCRDNSILPPLDKEKGETLLSPLVMCGPHGLKFLKPVELRLPHCDPKTWQNKSLPGDPNYLVGANCVSVLIDHF from the exons ACTATCCGAAGGATGAAGAAAATTCAGATTCCAGTAGCTCGACAGGAACCTGAACCAGTGTCTGAAAATGATGACGATAGCTATGATGAAGAGATACGTGATCCAAGAAGCAGCCGTGGTGGTCCCAGTTCCAACAGAAGGCACGAGAAGAGCTGGGTAAGAGACCGAAGCGCAAGCAGAGAGAGAAGCTTATCACCGAGATCTGACAGAAGGTCAGTTACTTCCAGTCAGCCTGCAAAACCTACCAAAGTAACGCTGGTGAAATCAAGGAAGAATGAAG AGTATGGTCTACGGTTGGCAAGCCACATATTTGTGAAAGAAATATCACAGGATAGCCTTGCAGCAAGAGATGGCAATATTCAGGAAGGAGATGTTGTACTGAAG ATAAATGGCACAGTGACAGAAAATATGTCCTTAGCAGATGCAAAAACACTAATAGAAAGGTCCAAAGGCAAGTTGAAGATGGTTGTTCAGCGAGATGAACGAGCCACGCTGTTGAATGTCCCTGATCTTTCTGACAGTATTCATTCTGCTAATGCTTCAGAAAGAGACG ACATTTCAGAAATTCAGTCGCTGGCATCAGATCATTCCAACCGATCACATGACAGGCCCCGCCGCAGTCGTTCACGATCTCCTGACCAGAGGTCAGAGCCTTCAGACCGTTCCAGACattctccacagcagcccagcaACGGCAG TCTTCGAAGCCGAGAAGATGAAAGAACAACTAAACCAGGAGCCATCTCTACGCCTGTGAAGAATGCAGATGATATTTCTAAAACTATGGAAGAGGTGGCAGGCGAAagaactgaaaagcaaacaccACCACTCCCAG aaccaAAGCCAGTGTATGCACAAGGAGGTCAGCCAGATGTGGATTTACCAGTCAGTCCATCTGATGGTCCTTTACCTAATTCAACCCATGAAGATGGAATGCTTCG GCCAAGCATGAAACTGgtaaaattcagaaaaggagATAGTGTGGGCTTGCGACTAGCTGGTGGCAATGATGTTGGCATATTTGTAGCTGGTGTTCTGGAAGACAGCCCTGCAGCGAAAGAAGGACTAGAGGAAGGAGACCAGATTCTCAGG GTAAACAACGTAGACTTCACAAATATCATCAGAGAGGAAGCTGTCCTTTTTTTGCTTGATCTCCCTAAAGGCGAAGAAGTAACCATTttggcacagaagaaaaaagatg tttATCGTCGCATTGTGGAATCTGATGTAGGGGATTCTTTCTATATCAGAACTCATTTTGAATATGAAAAAGAATCTCCTTATGGACTAAGTTTCAACAAAGGTGAAGTGTTCCGGGTGGTGGACACTCTGTACAATGGCAAACTGGGTTCATGGCTGGCAATTCGAATTGGGAAGAATCATAAGGAAGTTGAAAGAGGTATCATACCTAATAAAAACAG AGCTGAGCAGCTGGCTAGTGTACAGTACACGCTTCCAAAGACAGCAGGAGGAGATCGAGCAGATTTCTGGAGGTTCCGAGGTTTGCGTAGCTCAAAAAGAAATCTCCgaaaaagcagagaagatcTTTCTGCTCAACCTGTTCAGACAAAGTTTCCTGCCTATGAGAGAGTTGTTCTTCGGGAAG CTGGGTTTCTCAGACCAGTGACCATTTTTGGTCCAATAGCTGATGTTGCACGGGAGAAACTAGCTAGAGAAGAACCAGATATTTTTCAAATTGCAA AAAGTGAACCAAGAGACGCTGGTACAGACCAACGTAGTTCTGGCATTATTCGTCTTCACACTATAAAACAGATAATTGATAGA GACAAACATGCTTTATTAGATGTCACTCCTAATGCAGTGGACCGTCTGAATTACGCGCAGTGGTATCCTATTGTAGTGTTCCTGAACCCTGATTCTAAGCAGGGTGTGAAGACCATGAGAATGAGGCTGTGCCCAGAATCACGAAAAAGTGCCAGAAAGCTTTATGAAAGAGCTCACAAACTACGCAAAAATAACCACCACCTCTTCACAA CTACTATTAACTTGAATTCAATGAATGAAGGATGGTATGGAGCTCTGAAGGAAGCAATTCAGCAACAACAGAACCAACTGGTATGGGTTTCAGAAGGCAAG GCAGATGGTGCTACAAGTGATGACCTTGATTTACACGATGACCGCCTTTCTTACCTCTCAGCTCCTGGTAGTGAATATTCCATGTACAGTACAGACAGTAGACATACATCTGACTATGAAGACACAGATACAGAAGGTGGTGCTTATACAGACCAAGAACTGGATGAAACTCTGAATGATGAGGTTGGGACTCCTCCTGAATCTGCTATTACACGTTCTTCTGAACCTGTTAGAGAGGATTCTTCTGGAATGCATCATGAAAGTCAAAATTACCCTAGTTATGCATCTCAAGCTCAGCCTCAGCCAAATCTCAGAATAGATTCTTCAGGATTTAAAACAACTGCTTCTCAACCG aaagcagaagccTCACCTGCAGTCCCTTACCTTTCCCCGTCGCCTGAATCAAACCCTGCAACCTCATCAACTTCTGCAGTAAATGCTAATGTAAACCTAACTAATGTCAGACTGGAGGAGCCTACTGCTGCTCCTTACAACTCTTACCAACCACAAGCGGGCCCCTTAAGAACATCAAGTACTGAGGGAGCTCATGTAGTGCTAAGAGATCAAGAGCCATCATCCTTATCGCCGCATATAGATCCAGCAAAG GTATACCGAAAGGATCCATATATTAACGAAGAAGCATCCAGACAAAGCTATGTCTTAAAACAGCCAGCAATTAGTCACCCAGTACAGAGACAGGAAAGAGACCCAAATCTGATGTATGAATCCCAGACTCAGTATGCAGAAAAACAGCCAAGTAGGGAGTACGAACAGTCATATAGGTATGATTCTACAAACTATGTAGATCAGTTTTCTCGTGGTTATGACCCTCGACTACATTATGATGATCGCGTGCCTCCCTATGAGGAGCACTGGGCATATTATGATGAAAAACAGCCCTACAATCAACCAAGAACAGCTTATGAAAACCAGCCTCCTAGGGATCTTGATTCTagacaaaacacagaagagagCACAGAACGCGGTTATTACCCAGCACAACCCCGTTTTGAGGAACCCCCTCAGATGACGTATGATGGCAGACCTCGCTATGAGCATGCACCCAAAAACTTCAGCTTACCGCAGGTGCGATACGAAGATCAACATACTGTTGGATATGACACGCATGGTAGATATAAACAAGAAGCCCAGCCATACCAATCAGCCATATCTCGATCTCCTGAACCGAAGCAGTACTTTGATCCACATGTGAGGGGCTATGAACAAGGTCCTCCTCAAGCTTATAATGCCAAGGCAGGACAATTTGAGCCTTCTCATAACACTTCAGgtgttcctcttcctcctcccccttcaTCGCAAACCAAACCAGAAGTTTTGCCTTCTAACAGTAAACCACTGCCTACACCGCCATCTctagcagaggaggaggaagatccAGCCATGAAACCACAGTCTGTGCGAAGTAGGGTTAAGATATTTGAAAGAAGAAGATCACCATCTCTAGAAAAAATGAAGGACCCCAGTGATACATCAGCTGTCAAG CCTCCAGAACTAGCACCGAAGCCTACACTCACAACCATGAGTGGTCCAAAACCAACTTCTCAAAGCCATTATGAACATGACAAAACAACTTACAG GGCCCCAGAACCACAGAGACCTCAAGTGAAGCCACCTGAAGATATTGTGCGTTCAAATCATTATGATCCTGAAGAAGATGAAGAGTATTACCGAAAGCAGCTCTCGTACTTCGATCGGAGGAGTTTTGAAAATAAGCCGTCTGCACAGGTTCCTGCCAGCCATCATTCTGAGACCACCAAACCAATACATTCACAAAATCAGCTGAATTTCTCCAATTATTCTAA GGGGAAGACAACTGATGCAGAATCAATGGATAGATCTGTTGGTGAAAAGCGCTATGAGCCAGTCCCTCAAGTCAcaactcctcctcctgctccttcagTACAGTACACACAACCTCAGTCAATTAACAGTCCTGTCCTGTCTCTCCCAGCACATCACAAGCCTGCCCTTTCTGAAG ttaACTCTGTCTCTGACCCTCCTCCACCTCAGAATAAGCCAGCCATTTTCAGATCCTCTAGAGAGGACACTGTGCAGTCCACTTTCTATCCTCAGAAAAGCTTCCCTGATAAAGGCCCTGTTAATGGAACTGAGCAGATTCAGAAAACAGTCACTCCTTCTTACAACCGCTTTACAACAAAACCTTACACTAGTGCTGCAAGGCCCTTTGAGCGTAAGTTTGAAAGTCCTAAGTTCAACCATAATCTCTTGCCAAATGAAGCTCAACATAAACCAGAGTTGCCATCCAAGTCTCCAAATTCTCCTCAACCAGTTTTGAAAGCACACAGCTCATCGCAGCCTCCTGAATTTGACAGTGGAATGGATACCTTCACTGTACAGGTCGACAAGCCTAAATATCAACCAAATAATGTTAATGCTGTGCCTAAAGCCATTCCTGTAAG CCCTTCAGCTctagaggatgaggaggaagaagatggACACACTGTTGTAGCCACAGCAAGAGGTGTATTTAACAGCAATGGTGGTGTATTGAGCTCCATAGAGACTGGAGTTAGTATTATTATACCACAAGGAGCCATTCCAGAGGGAATAGAGcaagaaatatatttcaaagtCTGCAGAGACAACAGTATACTTCCACCTTTGGACAAAGAGAAAG GTGAAACACTTCTTAGCCCCTTGGTAATGTGTGGGCCTCATGGACTAAAATTCCTGAAGCCAGTGGAGCTGCGCCTGCCACACT GTGACCCCAAAACCTGGCAGAACAAGTCTCTTCCTGGGGATCCAAACTATCTTGTTGGAGCAAACTGTGTCTCAGTCCTAATTGACCACTTCTAA